The nucleotide window CATTTGTTCTTATCataatacatatgtattaaattattcttACTAGCCAAATGATCCAACGAACTCAATTCGTTATTATCCTTTCGATACacttcttcttttttttcttcttcctTGTCATTTGTTTGTATCTTTTCAAGTTTTATCGAGTTCTCCTTTTCTTTAGAAGCATCAAAAAAGGTATTAGTATCTACAACAgctattttattttgtttacAAAAATTTAAAGCATACTCATACATATCATCAACATCTCTTTCCGTTAATTGTTTTATTACACCACCATTTGACAATTTCGTTACATAATCATCATGTACGTCATTTTGTTTCATTCtattaaacataaataaacaaGACGAACTACTAGCTAGCAAAGTTTCTTTTTCTATACATTTAACAACATCTCTTAATTTGTAAACAAAATATTGCACTTTCATAAATCCAACCGTTCGTTCGGTAAATGTATGTAATTCATAGAATTGTTTcgaattaataaataaatcgtttgttaattttttcttcaagcgataatattcttctttttctttctcATTTAATGCTTGATAATAAAAGCAACTTTTACCACTactataattataataataattattattattatcatcagTAGTTACCATTTTAGACATGTTGTTACTATCCTCACaaaatacataatttaTCATGTACATATACTTTCCATTATAAAAATTCCACTGGTTCTGCATAAAGTCTAAAAATCGATCACACGACAAATTTGAAGATACCTCAACAGAAACATAAGATACACAATCTTCTGGTGAATAATGTACACagaaataattatttttttcgGAAACATTACAAGAATAACCACAAGgtgtaaaataaaattcattatataaaaagcTTTCCTTCTTATCATTTATACATTCGTATAAATTCGTATCcaacatttttattagaactttattttcttcatcatctCTTCTTACATGTTCgtccttttctttttctgGTAGTGCATTTCTATTTTTGTCTTCTCCAGAAATACTTGAACAATTTATGTTATCTTCATAATATCTGTGATGtacattatcattatttcTTTCGGAAGGAACAACACTAACAATATTATGACAActactactattattattatgacAACTACTAGTATTATTACTCTCTTTATTTTCGATAGAAGGGATACTTTCTATATTATTCCTATTTAATAATGTACCTTCTTCATTCTTATATATCACATCCACACAATTCACCATTTGTGTACCTTCATATGTCCCTCTGGTACTATAGATGTGGGTTAATTCTTTATCAGAATCACTATCATAAAGCTTTAAATTATCTTGATGTACTCTTGTAAATAGATTCAACGACTTCTTATTCAGATAAGCATCATGGAATTGattcttttcattatatttgttaattCCAAACAAATGTATTTCCGAACAGAACTTAAAGGTAGAAGCTACATCCGTCATATGTATATCATCAGAACagtaaaataatatatgatgCATTTTCTCCATAGGTAAATTTGTATTATACATTTGTACgttcttaaaaaaaaactcaaaaaatttcttttcatCTTCAACAGATTTGTGTGGATATTCTTGTTCAAAATAACCATCTTTCGTTTTATTTCGGTAATTCATATGCGTAAAAAAGCAATAAAGGAAATGTTCTTTTATGAATTCAGCTATATTATGGAATTTATCGTTTTCAATAAACGTCTCATCATATACACAATTCTTTTCTATTATACCTACATTGTccatatgatatattaataaatcaaCCACAAACGgtatgaaaaataaaactcTTGTTTTGCCACATGtcttaataaataaagaatcatcaaaaatgtataaaGAACTCTctgataataaataaacacGACATCGTTCACCTCTTCTCTCGTTCTTGTCCTCACTTATTTCCGATACAATACTACAACCGAtgtattttaatttttcttccCATAATTCTTTAGGTATATCTAAAAACGAGTTCACATTTCTATTTCCTTTGAAAAAACTCTCCTTTAATTTGATCACAACCCTTTTTTCAATTCCTTCAAAGATTCCGTTCATTATTAGAGATGCTAAGATATNNNNNNNNNNNNNNNNNNNNNNNNNNNNNNNNNNNNNNNNNNNNNNNNNNNNNNNNNNNNNNNNNNNNNNNNNNNNNNNNNNNNNNNNNNNNNNNNNNNNAAGAGTGGTATGTGTATAAATAGATGCTAGGGAATTCCCTCTTTCACGTTGGCACAGGCAAAAATGATCAACCTGGTTTGTCTTTTCTTCTGTTGGCTTCTGAGAAGACTTGTTTTGTTGATTATCATagtataataattaattaatattttttgtttttttattttttttgttataatttttttataaatgtgGATAAGAGAAATAAAACGTCAAACTAAAGTGTATATTCATTTGTCatactttttaatatatataaatatgtatatataattatatacataaatataaaaaatattaaaagggtattatatatatatatatatatatatatgtatatatatatttatgtggGGCTGTTTCTTctaaataaattatttatatgatattcCAAGgctgttttttttttctttttttttacacatacaattatatatatataatatatatatatatatatgaatgtATCTATGTATGTATCTATGTATGTATCTATGTATGTATCTTtgtatgtatttaattttttgcTTAATCCGTACAAAAGGagaaaatttatttatttatttaatttttttggtaggaatataaaagtgttgtaaaaatatgtaaaatataagaaaaaataaaagttaaaaataagagtttaataaatataagaattatttCTGTAGATAAAAGTTTGGACTATAAAATCTTGAagaaatatgtaaaaacatttaaagtcaaaattttaaatattatttttttttttatattttggaaaaaataatgatatatgatgttaataaatataaataaataattattgaataaaaagtttaacttttttaaaatgtttataaaattgtttttatattaattttttattttttatattattttgtttgttCATCGCAACTATTATCTATCTCCTTTTAATGGggtattataaaaaataattataaacgtttatatattattatatatatatatatatatatatatataatatatatattatgtttttgtttaattaaataataataatatcatgctatttaatttgtttgtttgtttgttttttttttccttttttttcttttatggGTTTTTTGGGGGGGctatatatgaatattttttgattatattaaatatataaaaaaatcCAAGAAAACacgttttttttttttttttttatatatatatatatataatttttcatataaaataaaatttttattttactgtaatatatatttttttataaaataacttttgttatataatattgtttaaaataaaatatttactttttttataagaaataaaaaaataattgtttattttttattgattttataatttatattggtattttattattattaaaaaaataatataaatattttttaaatataataaattataatattataatatataaatatgatgttaaaattaatagaatatttttatttgttttataataattatatttatatatatatttttttatatatatgtgaatttttttttaaattagtgttgaataaataaataaaatatatatatatttttttataattttgtacatatagtaatataaaaaataatttaaaaattatataatatgttatatatattatatatatatataattatatttatatgtttatataaaccactatgaaatatttatatatgattcatacatatttattatattcatatatataaaatgaatagtaattaatattatatatattataatatatatatatttatatatatatatatttatatagtAATTATATTTGAAAGTCACtgtttaattatatattttttaaatataacatgtaaagaaaataaatagtataaaatatgcagggcataaaaatatatacatattatatatatattataatatacttatttattatatattatatatatatatatttatttatttatttatttattcatttatttatgtatttatttttttttttgttcaaaataataatttaactaggaggaaaataaaagtaaagATTGGTTTTCTTTAtacttataataatgaaattatatacattatttttttttatttttttcttcttttttctgTTATTTTGCTTTTAATGAGGTTTTCAATTtaaacaacaaaaaaaaaaaataaaaaataaaatatatatatatatatatatatagatatatagaacatatataatatattataatatgataggatatgtatttttttaatgtgAACCACcgaatatatatatatatatatataataataaaagttttatgagaaaaaataaaaggtCTTGAAAGAAAATCTATACACAAAATAacttattataatatatatatatatatgttgtgtttttatttatttatgcTCTTTCTTTTGaacttatttatatatgaacatttttatattggACATTCGCTGTGTGTgatgattatttttttcttttccttttttttttatgatttataaagaagaaaaaaataaaaaagaacaGAACAGAACATAACATAAcataacaacaataattgatcatttattatatataatcaggttataaaacatttatatgttcGCNNNNNNNNNNNNNNNNNNNNNNNNNNNNNNNNNNNNNNNNNNNNNNNNNNNNNNNNNNNNNNNNNNNNNNNNNNNNNNNNNNNNNNNNNNNNNNNNNNNNtatatatattttaacatgttatttattttataatttcacTAGACTAATTAGAagatgaatatattattaatattaatcattttgataataaaatatatatatatatatatatatatatatatatatatatatatatgtatatgtatgtatgtatatatatataattatgtttatGGCTAGTCATGTTGTtcatttacatataaacTATTAGTAcgataaaaaaaataaaaaaattttggATAATCTACAtaaagtaaatatatataagaaaaagttgtttttaaatttttattttttattttttatttttatttttatttttgattGATTAAATATAAGACCCGTCGTCttctttaaaaatataaataaataaggaaaataaaataaaatgaagtaaataaattaataagtaataataataataatattgcagctttttatattttgtatacATACAAAGAATACACtaagatatattaaaataaaataaaaagaaattttttcatcttacacaaataaataaaaaattatactatactaaatattttacgatattgttttatatataaatatatgcaCAGTCACttgcacatatatatatatatatattaatgtgagctttataaacatttatgtaaaatattatattattttaaagtACACacatattcatatatatattacttgTAGTATATTTTCCtacaaaatttttttcttttaagAATTTGGAACTAAGAAGTTGCATATAAAATTTgtgaatattataaaaaggtcacataaatatatttataaatatttttttctttttttttcttgatACATATATTGCAATCActaagaaaaaaaaaaaaaaaaaaaaaaatcacaacattatatatatatatataatatatatatataagagATATNNNNNNNNNNNNNNNNNNNNNNNNNNNNNNNNNNNNNNNNNNNNNNNNNNNNNNNNNNNNNNNNNNNNNNNNNNNNNNNNNNNNNNNNNNNNNNNNNNNNGAATATAAAGGTGATGAagatatgaataattttttaacaGAAATGTCatcattaaataaaatagaaaaaaatatatttggaagtatacacatatatgATATAGAAAACAATTTTAATTTAGTATATActaaaaattatgaacgTTCAGgtattatatgtacatattatgatgagtatataaaacaattaTTTTTGGGAACAACGGACGGAAGATgtcttatatattatggTGATAATTCAACAAAAGGTGTATTAGATTATTTACAACAAAAAGgttataaaagaaaagatgaaacaaatgaaaacacttttttctatatgaagaatgataatatatataatttagATAATTTACCGAAAGAAATACAAATTACACAATCTGGAAATGTAAtaattaagaaaaataatgtaaataataaaaaaatcaaaGTAAATCCAAGTGTTCAAtcattatatgaaaatgcATATGAAAGAAAAACTAATGTTAGTGCCTATTCTAAATTTATTACAGATgataataatcataatttaaattatcatgatcatataaaaaatctTCCAAATATAAACGATGATAATATAGTTGAAGTCTTAAGAAATAgagaattaaataaaaaaggagaTGACTATTTTATGAAGGCTTATAAATACACACAAccaaataaaattattgaTTATTCATCATCACAGGAACAAGaatattcaaatattttaaaaagacCTAAATGTCCTCAATGTGGAATTAAAAATTGTGTTTGTGgttatatgaaaaataaataaatataacaataattGAATCCCCATTAGAATATGTACACctaatataaaaaaaaatatatatatatatatatatatacattttttagagatgaacatattattatattaaaaaatgtcatcattttttaattgaaacatttcatttttataagtttctttttatttttttttaaacaaaaaatatgaacattttacaaaaaaaaaaaaaaaaataaaaaataaaaaataataaataataatataaataaataaatatatatatatatatatatatatatatatatatatatatatatatatatatatatatatatttatatatatttatatatatatatttatatgtgtgtgtttttttgtaggaataaaaataaggatAAAATATGTTGCCGTACAAATTCATATACGTAACACATATTTTATGTCACCTTTAACGTTTGTTTACATGTTTCTTTTAATTGATGATTTGTTTCTAAAAGGTGTTGATAAAACTTTTGTAATGATTTATGATATTCGATTTCTTtcttattttcatttttttcttctttaatTCTTGTTAatgcatattttttttcattttcatgTAGAACATTTAAAGCTTCTTTTTCGTTAATacaattaatatatgaattaaataaagtatcatatgattttttataatttttaatttttagTTGATATCcttttgtatatatatcatatttattttctaattttttataatgttccatatcatttaaaattaaattttttaatttttcacATTTGAATTTgtaattttcttttttatcgTTTTCATTAACATCTTCAATAAAGCGATATGAATTTTTTGATGGgcaaaaaattatatttttgttaattttttccCACACATCGATATGATTATATGAACTATGCTCCATACTACATTGGGACGTATCATCACCTTTATTAGTTGTATCACTTTTTTCATCACATCCATCAGTGTTAGAATCATCCTTTGTGTTGTTATTTAATGATGCTTCTCCATACATATCTTCGAACTCCTCATTTATACTCTTCATAGCCATATTCATGTAGACATTTTCAAGATCTTCCACATGAACTTTATTTTGTACTGGTGTTGAATTCCTAAGAGGATAATTAAACATATCATTCTTTATTAAGAGGAGCATCTCTCTTTGTATTAAATTATCCACATCTTCATATTCATTCTgcatataattattaaaaagatttattttatctaaGAAATAGGGTCTAGGTAAATTCCAtctaataattttattttgcttattaaatttttctttttcttttctttcttcgttttttcttttttcattttcaaTATCTTGTATATCTTTTTCTATTTCATCTTTTTCTATATTGTCTGTATCATATTCTGGAGGTTCATCATTTAATTGAAGTTCTATAAGATTAGTTTCTTGGGGTAAATTGGCTAGCGATGCTTTAATATGTAATTTTGCTCGATCAATTTTCTCttcataattatcatcataatattcAGTTGTTTGTATAGTTTGATTATCCATCATAGATtgatcattttttaaatttttatagGATATAATAGAATGAGCATATAAactaatattttttttaaaacttttaatatcactaataattttatttttaatagttaacttttctttttgattattttgatgatcttcttcatttaatttcttttgtttttcaATTTCTTCTTGTacatcttttatatttttttctacatCCAGATGATTATAAAGGGTTGAGGAATTTTTGATAGAATTAAAAGAagtataattattattattattattattattattattattataattattcgTGTCATCATATTCTAAATCATTATGAACATTCTTATTACCCTTTAgagatatattattttttctttcaaattcttcttcattataatcattGTTCATTCCTATAAATGgaatattcatttttct belongs to Plasmodium reichenowi strain SY57 chromosome 10, whole genome shotgun sequence and includes:
- a CDS encoding WD-repeat protein, putative — protein: EYKGDEDMNNFLTEMSSLNKIEKNIFGSIHIYDIENNFNLVYTKNYERSGIICTYYDEYIKQLFLGTTDGRCLIYYGDNSTKGVLDYLQQKGYKRKDETNENTFFYMKNDNIYNLDNLPKEIQITQSGNVIIKKNNVNNKKIKVNPSVQSLYENAYERKTNVSAYSKFITDDNNHNLNYHDHIKNLPNINDDNIVEVLRNRELNKKGDDYFMKAYKYTQPNKIIDYSSSQEQEYSNILKRPKCPQCGIKNCVCGYMKNK
- a CDS encoding myb2 transcription factor, putative produces the protein MRIQIKGGIWKNCEDEVLKAAVMKYGLNNWSRVASLLVRKSAKQCKARWYEWLDPSVKKTEWNKEEEEKLLHLAKLFPTQWRTIAPIVGRTAQQCLEHYEYLLDEAEGKVYDKNKNPRHLRPGEIDPAPESKPARADPVDMDEDEKEMLAEAKARLANTKGKKAKRKAREKQLEQARRLALLQKKRELKAAGITSLNYKRKDKNKIDHSKEILFHRKPLKGFYDVKDEQNINDDIYENNKSNQKKSIKSMDVENINDAMEYNKNKGKRHHHHNNNNNNNEEANLLSTIENYDKQFNELSHLRKRVRLNLPEPILNENEIDEIIQINKEASAFNDIIKDQNDKLPINNILPSIESSSFILNHKDKFSNLETDFYNNNKSIAFSSKLDLSIQQAAKNIISRKMNIPFIGMNNDYNEEEFERKNNISLKGNKNVHNDLEYDDTNNYNNNNNNNNNNNYTSFNSIKNSSTLYNHLDVEKNIKDVQEEIEKQKKLNEEDHQNNQKEKLTIKNKIISDIKSFKKNISLYAHSIISYKNLKNDQSMMDNQTIQTTEYYDDNYEEKIDRAKLHIKASLANLPQETNLIELQLNDEPPEYDTDNIEKDEIEKDIQDIENEKRKNEERKEKEKFNKQNKIIRWNLPRPYFLDKINLFNNYMQNEYEDVDNLIQREMLLLIKNDMFNYPLRNSTPVQNKVHVEDLENVYMNMAMKSINEEFEDMYGEASLNNNTKDDSNTDGCDEKSDTTNKGDDTSQCSMEHSSYNHIDVWEKINKNIIFCPSKNSYRFIEDVNENDKKENYKFKCEKLKNLILNDMEHYKKLENKYDIYTKGYQLKIKNYKKSYDTLFNSYINCINEKEALNVLHENEKKYALTRIKEEKNENKKEIEYHKSLQKFYQHLLETNHQLKETCKQTLKVT